A genome region from Paramisgurnus dabryanus chromosome 12, PD_genome_1.1, whole genome shotgun sequence includes the following:
- the srp9 gene encoding signal recognition particle 9 kDa protein has product MPYYQTWEEFARAAEKLYLTDPMKVRVVLKYRHCDGNICMKVTDDAVCLQYKTDQAQDVKKIEKLHGKLMRLMVSKESHSGAMETD; this is encoded by the exons ATGCCTTATTATCAGACATGGGAAGAGTTTGCCCGAGCGGCTGAAAAACTCTATTTGACGGATCCGATGAAG GTCAGAGTGGTTTTAAAATATCGACACTGTGATGGAAATATCTGTATGAAAGTGACAGACGATGCAGTG TGTTTACAGTACAAAACCGATCAGGCCCAAGACGTAAAGAAGATTGAGAAACTGCATGGGAAGTTGATGAGATTAATGGTCTCCAAAGAGTCTCACAGTGGAGCCATGGAAACAGACTGA
- the ephx1 gene encoding epoxide hydrolase 1 has protein sequence MYIELAVALVLGAVVALVFLRKKKGPLKAQDNWWGVGSRPQEPEDDSIRPFNIETTTEEIDDLHRRIDQTRSFPALEESQFNYGFNSGYLEKVVSYWRNNFDWRKQVEILNKYPHFKTKIDGIDIHYVHVKPKKLPEGTRAVPLMMVHGWPGSFYEFYGIIPLLTEPSSPDDIVFEVICPSIPGYGFSEAPHKKGFDSVCTAHIFSKLMKRLGFDQFYVQGGDWGSLITTNMAQLEHNTVKGLHVNFAVPAPGLLIVLSLVFGRWFPNLFGFTEHDLKRIFPCVKKLVVDTTKESGYMHIQATKPDTVGRGLNDSPVGLAAYILEKFSTWTNPEFRDLEDGGLERKFTLDDLLTNVMIYWTSRSIISSMRFYKENLGNGVNQPHTKIPIYVPAAVASFPNELVHCPKLWVKQKFHNLKTYTPMARGGHFAAMEEPQLLAEDVQKFVKIVERKME, from the exons ATGTACATAGAGTTGGCAGTGGCATTGGTGCTTGGGGCAGTGGTTGCCCTGGTGtttttgagaaagaaaaaaggtcCTCTAAAAGCACAGGATAACTGGTGGGGTGTGGGAAGTCGACCCCAAGAACCTGAGGATGACAGCATTCGCCCTTTCAACATTGAGACAACTACAGAGGAGATTGac GATCTGCATCGAAGGATAGATCAGACCCGCAGTTTTCCTGCTCTTGAAGAGAGTCAGTTCAACTATGGCTTCAACTCCGGATACCTTGAGAAAGTTGTTTCTTATTGGAGGAATAATTTTGATTGGAGGAAACAAGTGGAAATACTGAACAAATATCCTCATTTCAAAACCAAAATTGATG GAATTGATATTCACTATGTCCATGTGAAGCCCAAGAAGCTGCCAGAAGGAACCCGTGCTGTACCTCTGATGATGGTACATGGATGGCCAGGCTCTTTCTATGAATTTTACGGTATAATCCCTCTGCTAACGGAGCCATCCAGCCCTGATGACATTGTCTTTGAAGTTATTTGTCCCTCCATACCTGGCTATGGTTTCTCTGAGGCTCCTCATAAGAAAG GTTTTGACTCTGTGTGTACAGCGCACATATTCAGTAAACTGATGAAGCGACTTGGTTTCGATCAATTCTACGTTCAAGGAGGAGATTGGGGTTCACTTATCACTACTAATATGGCCCAGCTGGAGCACAA CACCGTGAAAGGTCTCCATGTTAACTTTGCTGTCCCTGCACCAGGCCTTCTTATAGTTTTGTCTTTGGTTTTTGGGCGATGGTTCCCCAACCTGTTTGGCTTTACTGAGCATGATTTGAAACGTATCTTTCCCTGTGTGAAGAAGCTTGTGGTGGATACCACTAAAGAATCTGGATATATGCACATACAAGCCACTAAACCTGACACTGTGG GACGTGGATTGAATGACTCTCCTGTTGGTTTGGCTGCCTACATATTGGAGAAGTTTTCAACCTGGACCAATCCTGAATTTAGGGATCTTGAGGATGGTGGATTGGAGAG GAAGTTTACTCTTGATGATCTACTGACAAATGTGATGATCTACTGGACCTCAAGGTCCATTATATCCTCAATGCGGTTTTACAAGGAGAATTTAGGCAATGGTGTCAATCAGCCCCATACAAA AATTCCGATTTATGTTCCAGCGGCCGTGGCCTCTTTTCCCAATGAGCTCGTGCATTGCCCTAAACTTTGGGTCAAACAGAAATTCCATAACCTCAAGACCTACACACCTATGGCTCGCGGCGGACACTTTGCGGCTATGGAGGAGCCACAGTTACTGGCCGAGGACGTTCAGAAGTTTGTAAAGATTGTGGAAAGAAAGATGGAATGA